A single genomic interval of Isorropodon fossajaponicum endosymbiont JTNG4 harbors:
- the nuoF gene encoding NADH-quinone oxidoreductase subunit NuoF: protein MNEVCFKNLTKDQCYSLKTYEASGGYSVWRKIIKGQLTPEHIIDELKASGLRGRGGAGFPTGLKWSFMPRHSDGQKYVVCNSDEGEPGTCKDRDILRFNPHAVIEGMAIGGFVMNASVGYNYIRGEFMEPFYRFEYALKEVYEAGLLGQNINKSSVNFDLYTHLGAGAYICGEETALLESIEGKKGQPRFKPPFPANVGLFGKPTTINNTESFASVPEILSRGGQWFADIGVENSGGCKLFSISGHVKNPANFEVPMGIPFKDLLKMAGGMRDGAKLKAVIPGGSSTPVLTAEVAMNMTMDYDGIEKAGSMLGAGSVIIMDESTCMVEVLTRLAHFYYDESCGQCTPCREGTGWLYRVLKRIIDGNGKQGDTDLLLSVQDKIMGNTICALGDAAAMPVESFLRCFREEFEYYIEHGKSIVRG from the coding sequence ATGAACGAGGTTTGCTTTAAAAATTTGACCAAAGACCAGTGCTACTCGCTCAAGACTTATGAAGCCAGTGGTGGCTATTCAGTCTGGCGCAAAATCATAAAAGGTCAGTTAACACCTGAACACATTATTGATGAGCTTAAAGCCTCAGGCTTGCGTGGTCGTGGTGGTGCCGGGTTTCCCACTGGACTTAAATGGAGCTTTATGCCACGTCATTCTGATGGGCAGAAATACGTGGTTTGCAATTCAGACGAGGGTGAGCCAGGCACTTGTAAAGACAGAGATATTTTAAGGTTTAATCCACACGCCGTGATTGAAGGCATGGCAATTGGTGGCTTTGTTATGAACGCTAGTGTCGGTTATAATTATATCCGCGGTGAATTTATGGAACCGTTTTATCGCTTTGAATATGCGTTAAAAGAGGTGTATGAGGCAGGATTACTAGGTCAAAATATTAACAAAAGTTCAGTTAATTTTGATTTGTACACACACTTAGGCGCAGGCGCTTATATTTGTGGTGAAGAAACTGCTTTGTTAGAATCTATTGAAGGTAAGAAAGGTCAGCCTAGATTTAAGCCGCCATTTCCTGCTAATGTAGGATTGTTTGGCAAACCCACTACGATTAACAATACTGAGAGTTTTGCAAGTGTGCCTGAAATTCTAAGCCGTGGCGGGCAGTGGTTTGCAGATATCGGCGTTGAAAACTCTGGTGGTTGTAAGTTATTTTCAATCTCAGGTCATGTTAAAAATCCGGCAAATTTTGAAGTGCCTATGGGCATACCTTTTAAAGATTTACTCAAGATGGCAGGTGGCATGCGTGACGGTGCTAAGTTAAAAGCCGTGATTCCAGGTGGCTCATCAACCCCAGTACTCACCGCAGAAGTTGCTATGAACATGACCATGGATTATGACGGTATTGAAAAAGCAGGCTCAATGCTCGGCGCAGGCTCAGTTATTATTATGGATGAGTCAACTTGCATGGTAGAAGTGCTAACAAGATTGGCACATTTTTATTATGATGAGTCTTGTGGACAATGCACCCCTTGTCGTGAAGGTACAGGTTGGCTATATCGCGTATTAAAACGCATTATTGATGGCAATGGTAAACAGGGCGATACTGACTTATTATTAAGCGTACAAGATAAAATTATGGGCAACACCATTTGCGCACTCGGTGATGCTGCAGCAATGCCAGTGGAAAGTTTTTTACGGTGTTTCCGTGAAGAGTTTGAATATTACATTGAACACGGTAAAAGCATAGTGAGAGGGTAG